A genomic region of Trichothermofontia sichuanensis B231 contains the following coding sequences:
- a CDS encoding serpin family protein, whose product MKYPQLGWFWPWLWLAGSGVPLDGGIPALAIVALAASASLPSDPMTIVTLRPQTSAAQSQLTRAQTRFGFQLFAALLPTHTHQNLFISPTSVAIALSMLYNGATGETQRAIAATLEITEISLDDVNQVNAALLQSLQTDSASVHSRLVNSLWADQHLPLQPTFVQRMQADYQARVSLLDFGNSNAVATINQWVKTQTEGRIPQIINQIQADEALFLLNAIYFKGQWATPFDPTQTRDHPFTLPNGQQRSYPFMAQTGTYRYYETPTFQAVSIPYGDGRFSFNIFLPSPTVGLAGFYRELNAENWRQWTQQMERRPGHLFLPRLRLASDVTLNEALQALGMGIAFDRNRANFAQLTPQPAYVSRVKHATLVEVNEEGTTAAGTTAIGLGVRSAALPAAPFTLVVDRPFFCVIQEHRTGTLLFMGAIVNPMAP is encoded by the coding sequence ATGAAGTACCCTCAACTTGGCTGGTTCTGGCCCTGGCTCTGGTTGGCGGGGAGTGGTGTCCCATTGGATGGGGGTATCCCAGCCCTGGCGATCGTCGCCCTGGCTGCCTCCGCCAGTCTTCCGAGCGACCCCATGACGATTGTGACCCTACGCCCTCAGACATCAGCCGCTCAGTCCCAGTTAACGCGCGCCCAGACACGCTTTGGGTTTCAGCTGTTCGCTGCCCTGTTGCCTACCCATACTCATCAAAACCTATTCATTTCACCCACCAGTGTCGCGATCGCGCTGAGTATGCTTTACAACGGAGCCACGGGCGAAACCCAACGGGCGATCGCGGCTACCCTGGAGATTACGGAAATTTCCCTCGATGACGTGAATCAGGTAAATGCTGCTTTACTTCAATCCTTACAAACGGATAGCGCTTCAGTACACAGCCGTTTGGTCAACTCCCTGTGGGCTGACCAGCACTTACCCCTTCAGCCGACGTTTGTACAGCGGATGCAGGCTGACTACCAGGCACGGGTGAGTCTTTTAGACTTTGGTAATTCCAATGCCGTGGCCACGATTAACCAGTGGGTAAAAACCCAAACCGAGGGGCGTATTCCCCAAATTATTAATCAAATTCAGGCTGATGAAGCTTTGTTTTTGCTGAATGCTATCTATTTTAAAGGCCAGTGGGCCACCCCATTTGATCCAACTCAGACGCGAGATCACCCCTTTACCCTACCCAATGGGCAACAGCGGTCCTACCCGTTTATGGCACAAACCGGTACCTATCGTTACTATGAAACCCCAACTTTCCAAGCCGTCAGCATTCCCTATGGGGATGGGCGCTTTAGCTTTAATATTTTCTTGCCCAGCCCAACGGTGGGGCTGGCGGGGTTTTATCGCGAATTGAATGCAGAGAATTGGCGGCAGTGGACTCAACAGATGGAACGCCGTCCCGGTCATTTGTTCCTGCCCCGCCTGCGTCTGGCGTCTGATGTGACCCTCAACGAGGCGCTCCAGGCCCTGGGCATGGGTATTGCCTTTGATCGCAACCGGGCTAACTTTGCCCAGTTGACGCCCCAGCCAGCCTATGTCAGCCGGGTGAAACACGCGACCCTCGTGGAGGTCAATGAAGAAGGGACAACGGCGGCAGGGACCACTGCGATCGGCCTCGGGGTGCGATCGGCAGCCTTGCCCGCGGCTCCCTTTACCCTGGTGGTCGATCGCCCGTTCTTTTGTGTGATTCAGGAGCATCGTACCGGTACGCTCCTCTTTATGGGGGCAATTGTGAATCCGATGGCACCCTGA
- a CDS encoding Ppx/GppA phosphatase family protein, whose product MVTRLAGPQLTQPAIAPGTEPTLAAIDIGTNSIHMVIVKIQPALPTFTIVAREKEMVRLGEGALPKGTLAPAAIARAMATLKHFLILAQSLQVDATIAVATSAVREATNGLEFLQRVHKELGLQVDLISGQEEARRIYLGVLSGMEFHQHPHVVIDIGGGSTELILGDGHAPRFLSSTKVGAVRLTSEMVTTDPISSSEFRVLQAYIRGMLERNVDELRHHLKPGEVPRLVGTSGTIETLAALHAAETQGAIPNPLNGYEFSLRDLREMINRLRKLPLSERQALPALSDRRAEIIVAGALVLQEAMSLLGMETIVVCERALREGMIVDWMLTHGLIEDRLRYQREVRQRTVLHLAQKYKVNLPAAKRVADFSLSLFDQTQGLLHAWGPAERQLLWAAAILHNCGLYVNHAAHHKHSYYLIRNGELLGYTEAEIEVIANLARYHRKSLPKKKHENYRNLLTKQSRQMVNQLSALLRLAVALDRREVGAIQAVTCDCLLDKKQFCLHLKPARSGDDCALELWCLNYKKAAFEAEFGLKVVASLDLA is encoded by the coding sequence ATGGTGACAAGGCTTGCAGGACCACAACTCACCCAACCGGCGATCGCGCCTGGGACAGAACCCACCCTGGCCGCGATTGACATTGGCACCAACTCGATTCACATGGTGATTGTGAAAATCCAGCCCGCTCTGCCTACTTTTACGATCGTTGCGCGGGAAAAGGAGATGGTGCGGTTGGGGGAAGGTGCGTTGCCAAAGGGGACCCTGGCGCCTGCTGCGATCGCACGGGCAATGGCCACCCTCAAACATTTTTTAATTTTGGCCCAGAGTCTGCAAGTGGATGCGACGATCGCGGTTGCTACGAGTGCGGTGCGGGAGGCAACGAATGGCCTGGAATTCCTCCAACGCGTCCATAAGGAATTAGGGCTACAGGTGGATCTCATTTCGGGCCAGGAGGAAGCACGGCGCATTTACTTGGGCGTGTTGTCGGGGATGGAGTTCCACCAACATCCCCATGTGGTTATTGATATTGGCGGGGGTTCGACAGAATTGATCCTGGGGGATGGTCATGCCCCCCGGTTTCTCAGCAGTACCAAAGTCGGAGCGGTGCGTCTGACCAGTGAAATGGTGACTACCGATCCGATTAGTAGCAGTGAGTTTCGGGTCCTGCAGGCCTATATCCGGGGGATGTTGGAACGGAATGTTGACGAGCTGCGCCATCACCTCAAGCCAGGAGAAGTGCCCCGTCTTGTGGGAACATCGGGCACGATCGAAACCCTGGCTGCTCTCCATGCCGCTGAAACTCAGGGGGCCATTCCCAATCCCCTCAATGGTTACGAATTCAGCCTTCGCGACCTTCGGGAAATGATTAACCGCCTGCGCAAGCTCCCCCTGAGCGAACGACAGGCCCTCCCCGCGTTGTCCGATCGGCGGGCCGAGATCATCGTGGCCGGTGCCCTGGTGTTACAGGAGGCGATGTCCCTGCTGGGGATGGAGACGATCGTGGTCTGTGAACGTGCCCTGCGCGAGGGTATGATTGTCGATTGGATGCTCACCCACGGCTTAATTGAAGATCGCCTGCGCTATCAACGGGAAGTCCGTCAGCGTACAGTATTGCATCTAGCGCAAAAATATAAGGTGAATCTACCTGCCGCGAAACGAGTAGCCGACTTTTCCCTAAGCCTGTTTGACCAAACCCAGGGTCTCTTACATGCCTGGGGGCCAGCAGAACGGCAGTTGTTGTGGGCCGCGGCCATCCTCCATAACTGTGGTCTGTACGTTAACCACGCAGCCCACCATAAGCATTCCTACTATTTAATTCGCAATGGCGAACTGTTGGGCTATACGGAGGCTGAAATTGAGGTCATCGCCAATTTAGCCCGCTATCACCGCAAGAGTTTACCTAAGAAAAAACACGAGAATTATCGTAACCTGCTCACCAAACAATCCCGCCAGATGGTGAACCAACTGAGTGCCCTATTGCGCCTAGCAGTGGCTCTCGATCGCCGCGAGGTGGGTGCGATTCAGGCGGTTACCTGTGATTGTTTACTGGACAAAAAACAATTTTGTCTGCATCTGAAACCGGCCCGCAGCGGTGATGACTGTGCCTTGGAATTGTGGTGTCTGAATTACAAAAAGGCAGCCTTTGAAGCTGAGTTTGGCCTGAAAGTGGTAGCCAGTTTGGACCTAGCGTAG
- a CDS encoding YccF domain-containing protein — translation MALAHLTSALILALTIIGIPFALQHWKLVPLALFPFGRELR, via the coding sequence CTGGCCTTGGCCCATCTCACCTCAGCTTTGATTCTGGCCCTGACAATTATTGGCATTCCCTTTGCCCTGCAACACTGGAAGCTGGTTCCCCTGGCTTTGTTTCCCTTTGGCCGCGAGCTACGCTAG
- a CDS encoding YccF domain-containing protein: MMNLLGNIIWLIFGGFITGAGYILGGLLICLTIIGIPFGLAAIKLGIAARAPFGREIVRTESAGTVFNTIFNMIWVLL; the protein is encoded by the coding sequence ATGATGAACTTATTAGGCAACATTATCTGGTTGATCTTTGGGGGCTTTATTACTGGAGCGGGTTATATCCTGGGAGGTCTGCTGATTTGCCTGACGATCATTGGTATTCCCTTTGGCTTGGCTGCGATTAAGCTGGGGATTGCAGCGAGGGCTCCTTTTGGGCGCGAGATTGTACGCACGGAGTCGGCGGGGACTGTCTTCAATACTATTTTTAATATGATCTGGGTATTGCTCTGA
- a CDS encoding ABC transporter permease yields MNRIVYWAIALIAALGFIALMILWVGGSPWQVGVSLLGGAFGTPDQLARVLATLAPLLLCASGLVFTFTAGLYNLGIEGQIMMGAIATTGLLRLLAPVLPASLVVFLGIIGGAIGGALWGLFTGWLNVFGKVNEIFAGLGLNFVAQGLILYLIFGPWKRPGVASMSGTELFEPALWLGTIGKTEVSPVALLLGGLALIATWLVMRSTYLGLRLRAVGQNLRAAYILGIPATTQLLSAFVLCGALAGLAGALQVTAVFHRLIPNISSGLGFLALLIVLLTGSSVLWILPIAFFFSALNIGGLQLPLALQLESSLSGVIQGAIVLLVLLGRGWDQRHRSTP; encoded by the coding sequence ATGAATCGTATTGTCTATTGGGCGATCGCGTTGATTGCTGCCCTGGGTTTTATTGCCCTCATGATTCTATGGGTGGGGGGGTCACCTTGGCAGGTCGGAGTGAGTCTTCTAGGGGGGGCGTTTGGAACCCCGGATCAGTTGGCACGGGTGCTGGCCACCTTGGCTCCCCTGCTGCTCTGTGCCAGTGGTCTGGTGTTTACCTTCACGGCAGGGCTATATAACCTGGGCATTGAGGGGCAGATAATGATGGGGGCGATCGCCACGACAGGTCTACTCCGGCTCTTGGCCCCGGTCCTTCCCGCGAGTTTAGTCGTATTCCTAGGGATTATTGGCGGCGCGATCGGGGGCGCCCTTTGGGGATTGTTCACCGGCTGGTTGAATGTGTTTGGCAAAGTCAATGAAATTTTTGCCGGCTTGGGGTTGAATTTTGTCGCTCAGGGGTTAATCCTGTATCTCATCTTTGGTCCCTGGAAACGACCGGGGGTGGCGTCGATGAGTGGGACGGAGCTATTTGAACCCGCCCTGTGGCTAGGGACGATCGGTAAGACAGAGGTGAGTCCCGTGGCACTGCTGCTGGGGGGATTGGCGTTGATCGCAACCTGGCTGGTCATGCGCAGTACCTACCTGGGGTTACGCCTGCGTGCGGTGGGGCAAAACCTCCGGGCAGCTTACATTTTGGGGATTCCGGCCACAACGCAATTACTCAGTGCCTTTGTCCTGTGCGGCGCGCTGGCGGGATTGGCGGGGGCACTCCAGGTGACGGCGGTCTTCCATCGCTTGATTCCCAATATCTCCAGTGGCCTCGGATTTCTTGCCCTATTGATTGTCCTGCTGACGGGATCGAGTGTTTTGTGGATTTTGCCGATTGCCTTTTTCTTTAGCGCTCTTAACATTGGCGGCCTGCAACTCCCCCTTGCCCTCCAACTCGAATCTTCCCTGTCCGGCGTTATCCAAGGTGCCATCGTCCTCCTGGTCCTCCTCGGTCGTGGCTGGGACCAACGCCACCGCTCGACCCCCTAA
- the gltX gene encoding glutamate--tRNA ligase, protein MTVRVRIAPSPTGNLHIGTARTAVFNWLFARHHGGQFILRIEDTDQERSRPEFTQNILDGLTWLGLTWDEGPFFQSQRLALYEQAVRTLLDKGLAYYCYCTEDELEAMRSAQKARGEAPRYDNRHRHLTPAEQAAFVAQGRQPVVRFKIDDDRTISWTDLVRGTVTWQGSDLGGDMVIARRAPVGEIGQPLYNFVVVVDDIDMGMTHIIRGEDHIANTAKQILLYEALGAAVPQFGHTPLILNQAGQKLSKRDGVTSISDFRKMGYLPQALVNYMTLLGWSPPDSTQERFTLAEAAAVFGFDRVNRAGAKFDWDKLNWLNGQYLHDLPVPELTDLLIPYWQEAGYAFDPVADRAWLERLAALLGPSLSRLDEAVAMSQLFFSETVTLDGEAQAQLQQDGAAAVLTAILAAIETRGLDAETASGVLKEVTKSTGLKRGMVMRTLRAALTGAVHGPDLTQAWLLLHERGTDRPRLQAALAVAQPA, encoded by the coding sequence GTGACTGTTCGCGTTCGTATCGCCCCTAGCCCCACTGGCAACCTCCACATCGGCACCGCCCGGACCGCTGTCTTCAATTGGCTGTTTGCCCGCCACCACGGGGGCCAGTTTATCCTACGCATCGAGGATACGGATCAGGAACGATCCCGGCCCGAATTCACCCAAAATATCCTCGATGGCCTCACCTGGCTGGGATTGACCTGGGATGAGGGTCCCTTCTTCCAGTCGCAACGGCTGGCTCTCTACGAACAGGCCGTGCGGACCTTGCTGGATAAAGGGTTGGCCTATTACTGCTATTGCACGGAGGACGAACTGGAGGCGATGCGATCAGCCCAAAAGGCACGGGGGGAAGCACCGCGCTATGACAATCGCCATCGGCATCTGACGCCGGCGGAACAGGCAGCGTTTGTGGCACAAGGACGGCAACCGGTAGTGCGCTTCAAGATTGACGACGATCGCACAATTAGCTGGACAGACCTCGTGCGGGGGACGGTGACTTGGCAGGGAAGTGATTTAGGCGGCGATATGGTAATTGCCCGTCGTGCCCCGGTGGGGGAAATTGGGCAGCCGCTCTACAACTTTGTCGTGGTCGTCGATGATATTGATATGGGCATGACCCACATTATTCGCGGTGAAGATCACATTGCCAATACGGCAAAACAAATTCTGCTCTATGAGGCGCTGGGGGCTGCCGTACCGCAGTTTGGCCATACGCCGTTAATCTTGAACCAAGCGGGCCAAAAGCTCTCAAAACGGGATGGGGTCACGTCAATTTCTGACTTCCGGAAAATGGGTTACCTGCCCCAAGCCTTAGTGAATTACATGACCCTATTGGGTTGGTCGCCGCCGGACTCAACGCAGGAACGGTTTACGTTGGCGGAGGCAGCGGCAGTGTTTGGGTTCGATCGCGTCAACCGAGCGGGGGCGAAGTTTGACTGGGATAAGCTCAACTGGCTGAATGGGCAATATCTCCATGATTTACCGGTCCCTGAGTTAACGGATTTGCTGATTCCCTATTGGCAGGAGGCAGGCTATGCATTTGATCCGGTGGCCGATCGGGCTTGGTTGGAAAGGCTGGCGGCGTTGCTGGGACCAAGCCTGAGCCGGTTGGATGAGGCGGTGGCCATGAGTCAGTTGTTCTTTAGTGAAACGGTGACCCTGGATGGGGAGGCACAAGCGCAGTTACAACAAGACGGTGCCGCGGCAGTGCTGACGGCGATCTTGGCTGCGATCGAGACCCGTGGGCTGGATGCGGAGACAGCGTCGGGGGTGTTGAAAGAGGTAACCAAATCAACGGGCCTGAAGCGGGGGATGGTTATGCGGACACTGCGGGCGGCGTTGACGGGTGCAGTGCATGGCCCGGATTTGACCCAAGCTTGGTTGTTGTTGCATGAGCGGGGAACCGATAGGCCGCGTTTGCAGGCAGCGTTAGCGGTGGCCCAACCTGCCTGA
- a CDS encoding sensor histidine kinase: MTQATESVNRNPSLANLAKVLQVFREAEEIDPLVAATLSYFKATLDYSLIWIGLYDRKKHCLIGKGGKVPGKDSSFLTRSLSLSAGDRLEEVLIQMQPLTLPDLGAEVRAGEWAQMAKHWRVQGCLILPIRQKDLCLGLMILGASHWGFSLREGEKAQLEIVLGELGAAIHRVMLSQHQLRSATKSSTEDVWPNLLQQAQASTDINQRLTAIVETTHRHLTPTRTEIYWYDPLPQRFQLRLGYPAKRAARFSSDGQGEGFEATAVWNFYEALNANRLVAIGDAYSPFKADLTARLLREFQARSLLAAPILGAGELRGFLLVKTTEARIWDEAEKTFVQGVTHVISLLAPLEAIETTIQTIRNDQLLLAGIARAIYSERDWHKSLTQTAEQLCKRLQAERFALIEADAETGEFTIAYQHHAKSRRPLPSVLPGLSEVDWKMLEQAETAVAIENLTADLRLFTWRPDLQEVDLNSLLVCNMAPGQQPLAGVVLVARESHSTWSQADRELLQSAAQQLGVIFQQFRLQQQTEQMQKHYQALDRGLAEIRQAGQITVLEQTAVHNIAQSLNVPLVVLVTWSPSDQVARIAAISAQNKNFAIHQDSVILLYQDALVQWLLQSETTLPLHVGDLPAESRQWLSATGIGQLLGTALRTAAGHEATGIVVVADGPERFWRDRDQHALLTLANQLAWSRRALVLIDVFQAQRSALQQLNWYKNRQLEEFYKMVGAATQRLQRLFDQGKIPADLHFEQTLRQFGIAINSMLPLLRHEQWQLQTSEGAASLATLLRRAMDRIDSLVKKRQLWPQVHNLDSRAKVAGDMVKLESILYEVLAAACRRSPAQGRLDIWCQPIDDQFLEIAITDNGTIEPALLAELQHGRSLDLLAPSAIDRLPGLILAICQALLHQLGGDLSFYALEDGRTLSRLVVPLADPNQVTTLMK, translated from the coding sequence ATGACGCAAGCAACTGAATCAGTTAACCGTAACCCATCCCTGGCGAACCTGGCCAAAGTGCTCCAGGTTTTTCGTGAGGCAGAAGAGATTGATCCATTAGTCGCAGCGACCCTGAGCTATTTTAAGGCTACGTTGGACTACAGCTTGATCTGGATTGGCCTCTACGATCGCAAAAAACACTGTCTAATCGGCAAAGGCGGCAAAGTGCCGGGCAAGGATAGTAGCTTTCTGACGCGATCGCTGAGTCTGAGCGCCGGCGATCGCCTCGAAGAGGTCCTGATCCAGATGCAGCCGCTGACGCTTCCTGATCTGGGGGCCGAGGTTCGGGCTGGGGAATGGGCACAAATGGCCAAACATTGGCGGGTGCAGGGGTGCCTGATCCTGCCGATCCGTCAAAAGGATTTGTGCCTGGGGTTAATGATTCTGGGGGCTTCCCATTGGGGCTTCTCGCTGCGGGAGGGTGAAAAGGCCCAGCTTGAGATCGTGCTAGGGGAGTTAGGGGCAGCGATCCACCGGGTCATGCTCAGCCAACACCAACTGCGATCGGCGACAAAATCCTCGACTGAGGATGTCTGGCCCAACCTGCTGCAACAGGCCCAGGCGTCAACGGACATCAACCAACGACTAACGGCGATCGTTGAAACCACACATCGCCATCTAACCCCCACGCGCACAGAAATCTACTGGTATGATCCCCTGCCCCAACGCTTCCAACTGCGCTTGGGATATCCCGCTAAACGAGCGGCCCGTTTTTCCTCTGATGGTCAGGGGGAGGGCTTCGAAGCAACGGCAGTGTGGAACTTTTACGAGGCGTTGAATGCCAATCGGCTGGTGGCGATCGGGGATGCCTACAGCCCCTTTAAGGCGGATCTAACCGCCCGGCTGCTGCGGGAATTCCAAGCGCGATCGCTGTTGGCAGCCCCAATTCTGGGGGCGGGTGAACTGCGAGGATTTCTGTTGGTCAAAACCACCGAAGCCCGCATTTGGGATGAGGCGGAAAAGACCTTTGTCCAAGGGGTGACGCATGTGATTTCCCTCTTGGCTCCCCTGGAAGCGATCGAAACTACCATCCAAACCATTCGCAACGATCAGCTCTTGCTGGCGGGGATTGCCCGTGCCATCTACAGTGAGCGGGATTGGCACAAGTCCCTCACCCAAACGGCTGAGCAACTCTGTAAACGCCTGCAAGCAGAACGCTTTGCCCTGATCGAGGCCGACGCGGAAACCGGCGAATTTACCATTGCCTATCAACACCACGCCAAAAGTCGTCGCCCCCTGCCCTCCGTCTTACCCGGTCTCAGTGAGGTGGACTGGAAAATGCTGGAACAGGCAGAAACGGCGGTGGCGATCGAAAACCTGACGGCAGACTTGCGACTGTTTACTTGGCGACCGGATCTGCAAGAGGTGGATCTGAACTCGCTCTTGGTCTGCAACATGGCACCAGGGCAGCAACCCTTGGCTGGGGTTGTGCTGGTGGCGCGGGAAAGTCATAGCACCTGGAGTCAGGCGGATCGCGAATTGTTACAATCGGCGGCCCAACAGTTGGGCGTCATTTTCCAACAATTCCGTCTGCAACAGCAAACGGAGCAGATGCAAAAACACTACCAGGCCCTCGATCGCGGTCTGGCAGAAATTCGGCAAGCAGGGCAAATCACGGTGCTGGAGCAAACCGCCGTGCATAACATTGCCCAAAGTTTAAATGTGCCCCTAGTGGTGCTAGTCACCTGGTCTCCCAGCGATCAGGTCGCTCGGATTGCGGCGATCTCTGCCCAGAACAAGAATTTTGCGATTCACCAGGACAGTGTGATTTTGCTGTATCAGGATGCCCTGGTGCAGTGGTTATTGCAAAGTGAGACGACCCTGCCCCTCCACGTGGGCGATTTACCGGCAGAATCGCGGCAATGGTTGAGTGCCACCGGCATTGGACAATTGCTGGGAACCGCGTTACGGACGGCAGCAGGCCATGAGGCGACGGGAATTGTGGTCGTGGCGGATGGTCCTGAGCGCTTCTGGCGCGATCGCGATCAACACGCCCTCTTGACGCTGGCGAACCAACTGGCCTGGTCCCGGCGTGCCCTGGTGCTGATCGATGTCTTTCAAGCCCAGCGCAGTGCCCTGCAACAACTGAACTGGTATAAAAACCGCCAGTTGGAAGAGTTTTACAAAATGGTAGGTGCTGCGACCCAACGCCTCCAGCGCCTATTTGATCAGGGGAAGATCCCAGCCGATCTCCACTTTGAGCAAACCCTACGTCAGTTCGGGATTGCTATCAATAGCATGTTGCCCTTACTGCGGCATGAACAGTGGCAGTTGCAAACCTCTGAAGGTGCGGCTTCCCTCGCGACCCTCCTGCGACGGGCGATGGATCGCATTGACTCCCTGGTCAAAAAGCGCCAACTGTGGCCACAAGTCCACAACCTGGATAGCCGGGCTAAGGTAGCTGGCGATATGGTGAAGTTGGAGTCCATCCTTTACGAGGTGCTGGCCGCAGCCTGTCGCCGATCGCCGGCTCAGGGACGCTTAGACATCTGGTGTCAACCCATCGATGATCAGTTTTTAGAAATTGCGATTACGGATAATGGCACGATCGAACCCGCCCTACTGGCTGAATTGCAGCATGGTCGCTCGTTAGATTTATTAGCACCCTCGGCGATCGATCGCCTGCCCGGTCTCATCCTGGCTATCTGTCAGGCGCTGCTCCACCAACTCGGCGGCGATCTGAGTTTCTATGCGTTGGAGGACGGGCGAACCCTGAGTCGCCTGGTTGTCCCCCTCGCTGACCCCAATCAGGTGACTACCTTGATGAAATAA
- a CDS encoding quinone-dependent dihydroorotate dehydrogenase, with protein MVDLYKAGLRPLLFSGLNVDPEWIHERLIHTLAKLDQPHPSPLLRPAYAWAKRTFAVADTRLSQSLWQLHFPNPLGLAAGFDKDGQALGIWPQIGFGFAEVGTVTFHAQPGNPQPRLFRLIADEAILNRMGFNNQGAAALATRLQAYREQQTRRADVSHPPIGVNFGKSKQTDLADAIADYLGSFERLQPWGDYFVVNVSSPNTPGLRSLQMADQLGPLLAALQQANLLGKPLLLKIAPDLSWDDITAILDLAQQHHLAGIIATNTTITREGLRTQVLPRTGNPITAEAGGISGAPLRARSTEIIRFIYRHTQGRLPIIGVGGIFTAADAWEKITAGASLIQVYTGLVYEGPGLIRRVLQGLLDQLDAHQLPTIAAAVGLHA; from the coding sequence GTGGTGGATTTGTACAAGGCTGGCCTACGTCCCCTCCTTTTTTCTGGCTTAAATGTCGATCCGGAGTGGATACACGAGCGACTAATCCATACTCTGGCCAAGCTCGATCAACCGCACCCTTCCCCACTGCTGCGCCCAGCCTACGCATGGGCCAAGCGCACCTTTGCGGTTGCGGATACCCGTCTATCCCAGTCCCTCTGGCAGTTACATTTTCCGAATCCCCTTGGTTTAGCGGCGGGGTTTGACAAGGATGGACAAGCGTTGGGGATCTGGCCCCAGATCGGCTTTGGCTTCGCGGAAGTGGGAACGGTAACCTTCCATGCCCAACCGGGTAACCCCCAACCCCGTCTATTTCGTCTCATCGCGGATGAAGCGATCCTGAACCGCATGGGTTTTAACAATCAGGGAGCCGCCGCCCTGGCGACCCGCCTGCAAGCCTATCGTGAACAGCAGACGCGCAGGGCAGATGTTTCCCATCCCCCGATCGGCGTTAATTTTGGTAAATCCAAGCAAACGGATCTCGCCGACGCGATCGCCGACTATCTGGGTAGTTTTGAGCGTCTCCAACCCTGGGGCGATTACTTCGTCGTCAATGTTTCCTCGCCCAATACCCCCGGCCTGCGATCGCTGCAAATGGCGGACCAACTGGGTCCCCTCTTAGCGGCCCTGCAGCAAGCCAACTTGCTGGGCAAACCCCTACTCCTGAAAATTGCCCCCGACCTCAGTTGGGATGACATCACCGCTATCCTCGACCTCGCCCAGCAGCATCACCTTGCCGGCATTATTGCCACTAACACCACGATCACCCGCGAGGGACTGCGGACTCAGGTCCTGCCCCGCACCGGCAATCCTATTACGGCGGAAGCTGGCGGCATCAGTGGGGCACCCCTACGGGCGCGATCGACCGAGATTATCCGATTTATCTACCGACACACCCAGGGCCGATTACCTATTATTGGCGTGGGGGGTATCTTCACCGCTGCCGATGCCTGGGAGAAAATCACCGCCGGGGCCAGCCTAATCCAGGTCTATACGGGTCTGGTCTATGAGGGACCCGGTCTCATCCGGCGCGTCCTCCAAGGACTGTTAGACCAACTCGACGCCCACCAGTTACCCACGATCGCTGCCGCTGTTGGCCTCCACGCATGA
- a CDS encoding DNA polymerase III subunit delta' — translation MTPFQPLRGQPQAVELLTQAVRKNRIAPAYLFVGPDGVGRSLAARCFAELLLAPSLTPPDATGAGSQLPSVAGETQRSTCADRVLRQRIAQGNHPDLLWVEPTYWHQGKRLSTQEAIATGIKRKAPPQIRLEQIREVSQFLSRAPLNAPRSVVVIEQAETMAEAAANGLLKTLEEPGQATLILLAPSLDALLPTLVSRCQRIPFYRLAPDDLAQVLVQVGYGDLVQSAPTAAMANAYALVLAMAQGSPGAAIAHYEQLQRMPSDLLQALQSPPRSLREALDLARQISQTLESEQQYWLLDYLQHCYWQPQVGYDPTPLLLTLEKAKMALRSYVQPRLVWEVTLMQLC, via the coding sequence ATGACCCCTTTCCAACCTCTGCGCGGTCAACCCCAAGCCGTCGAACTGCTCACCCAGGCAGTCCGGAAAAACCGCATTGCTCCCGCCTATCTGTTTGTGGGGCCTGATGGGGTGGGCCGCAGCTTGGCCGCCCGTTGCTTTGCGGAACTCCTCCTAGCTCCCTCGCTCACCCCACCTGATGCGACAGGGGCAGGTTCACAACTGCCATCGGTTGCTGGGGAAACTCAGCGTTCAACCTGCGCCGACAGGGTCCTGCGGCAACGAATCGCCCAAGGGAACCACCCTGACCTACTCTGGGTTGAACCCACCTATTGGCATCAGGGGAAACGGTTATCGACCCAGGAAGCGATCGCCACGGGGATAAAGCGCAAGGCTCCGCCCCAAATTCGCCTGGAACAGATCCGGGAAGTGTCCCAATTCCTGAGTCGGGCACCCTTGAACGCCCCACGCTCGGTGGTGGTGATCGAACAGGCGGAAACGATGGCCGAGGCTGCCGCCAATGGTTTGTTGAAAACCCTAGAGGAACCGGGACAGGCCACCCTGATTTTGCTGGCCCCTTCCCTGGATGCCCTCTTGCCAACGCTAGTCTCTCGCTGTCAGCGCATCCCGTTCTATCGCCTAGCCCCTGATGACCTCGCCCAGGTATTAGTTCAGGTGGGTTATGGAGACCTGGTCCAATCTGCCCCAACAGCCGCAATGGCGAATGCCTACGCCTTGGTGTTGGCAATGGCCCAGGGCAGTCCGGGGGCGGCGATCGCCCACTACGAACAACTGCAAAGGATGCCCTCCGATCTCCTACAAGCCTTGCAATCGCCGCCGCGATCGCTGCGGGAGGCCCTCGACCTTGCCCGCCAGATTAGCCAAACGTTGGAGAGTGAACAACAGTATTGGCTGCTCGACTATCTCCAGCACTGTTATTGGCAACCCCAAGTTGGGTATGATCCCACCCCCCTCCTCCTCACCCTGGAAAAGGCGAAAATGGCACTCCGTAGCTACGTCCAGCCGCGTTTGGTGTGGGAAGTCACCCTGATGCAGTTGTGCTGA